The window CCCATTCCGGAACACCCTCGAGCCCTTCGAGACCCCGTCCACTTACACTAACAAGTCCAAATatattatccaaacttattcaaAATGCTCGAaacaccacaaataacatcaaaatcaatgatcaaagatcaaaatcattctcttaactttcaaacattctaaCTTCGTCGAATATGTCCGAACCACACTTAGACATTCCAGATCAcaatcaaactttgcacacaagttctaatcaACTAAATGAACTTATCTGGGGTTTCAAAACCACAATAGGAGCCCTATAATACTGAAGATGACTCCCACTTAAACCTATGAACTATACAATtgttcaaattgtcaacttttgaCAAATAGGGCTAAAACCTTCTAGGAATGTCCAAATTCAAACCTAACATACGTCCAAATCCAAAATCAATATACGAACCTACTGAAACTATCAAACCTCGATTCCGATGTTGTTTACTCAaatgtcaaaccttggtcaactcttacaacttaaaacttccaaattgagaatcactctaACTAATTAATTTGAATCTCTAGAACATCAAAACCAACCTTACACACAAATCTTAATgcatcatatgaaactattcaaaGTCTtaaattataaaatgaaatgctAGAACTTAAAACGATAGGATGGACCCACCAAAATATATGATATACAAAGAATGTTATGCAAACCACTTGTTACTTCATAATTTTCGTCGTGGTATTGCAAATCTTTCTGTAATGGACACTTCACTCTCAGAGTGAATCTGAATTGATGGGGTCAGCGTGACTAAGATGTTGGATGAGAAAAAGAATATAAGGTCAAGTAAAATGAGATGAACCGAAATATATAAATGAAATTAAATAACTTAAGCTTAGTATAATGTCAAAAATAAATATCGTGAGTCGGCAACCGACTTGCAGGTCCCCATGATTTTGTTGAAGTGGTGTGATCCAATATGGGCGCCTTGAAACTCGTTCTCTTTCATCTATCAATATCACACACTGTAGTACTGGCTTTGACTCCACTATTAAAGATATTTTAATAAATCATTTATAATAAGTCGGAATAAGAGTGAATTTTCTAGTGGTAAGCATCATCCACTTTCAATCAAGaagttgtgagtttgagtcatcCCAAGAACAAGGTGGAGAGGAGTGAGCCGAGGGTCTgtcgaaaatagcctctctatctCAGAATAGGAGGTAAGGTCTGCCTACACACTAACCTCCCAGACCCCACTATTTATAATAAGTCCATTAAGTTCAGCCATTCTTCTTTCTTCACTGGCTTAGCTTCAATAACAAATATTAACCATAAACCCCTAAATAAAGCctaaactctctctctctccctctctctgtTTCTTCCTAGAATTACAAGATTTTTCATCAGAATTATCCCCCACGTTTAGTACTTAACTGGTATATTGTCAGACTCGGTCTATTCTCTCTACACATTCCTCCCATAATTCTTTTACTGATTCGCCCTTTTCTTCATTCTTGTACTATTTATCAGGTCTCTTGTCAAAAATCCTTCTCCTTTTCTCTTTCTGGATTCTCTTTTCTCCCCACTAGCTAATTCTTTGTTCAAGATACCATTTTTTTTCTCCACAATAAGTCACTTGAATTTCCAAGATTCTGCTTACCCATCTGCCAAATTCATTATCTTTTTCTGAAAAAAGAACTTTCTTCAAGTGAGAATATTGCCCTGTTTTAATTTCCTCTGGAGCAACATGTTGAAACTTGGGGTTTTAGTAGTAGTATTATATTTCCTGGTATATTTGGGTGATAATAAAAAAAGTGTTGAAGGCCTAGGAGTAAACTGGGGAACAATGGCAAGCCACCCATTGGAGCCAAAAATAGTGGTGCAAATGCTGAAGGACAATGGTATAAAGAAAGTGAAGCTGTTTGATGCAGATAAGACAACAATGAATGCACTTGCAGGTACTGATATTGAAGTTATGGTTGCCATTCCTAATGATCAACTTCTTACTATGACTGATTATGATCGAGCTAAAGATTGGGTTAGACGCAATGTCACTCGCTACAATATCAAAGCTGGTGTTAACATCAAGTAAGATATATTACATCTTTTATTTTCCTCCTTTCAATTCCCATTCTTGTTTGGATTTCTCTTTGCTTCATTTGTCGAATATCTGTGTCAACTTGCATCCACCTTTGTGCCTAGTATCACATCATTCTGTCAACTACTTAAGGCTTAGGTAGATAAGAAAAATTAATACTgctagtattttttttctttttgttaggaCTTGAACCTTCAATCTTCCATAATTTTTACCGATCATTAGAATGTACCCTTGGGTTTAATAAACAAATGTTCTTATAACTAAGACTACTAATTAAATTCTTAAGAGGTGcgcaaaaattttaaaaatcaaataGTATGAACTTGATAtaatttctttttccttttacgTATTATGATACTTCCATGTGCAGTTGTTCCTCCTTGCGTAGCTTTCAAAAATGTAAATGCAAGATATGTGGATCTGTGCTCATCTTTATTGGTTCAATAATTTATTATTCTCAATGCTCTAGAATTTGCTTATAAATGCCGTCTTGAGTTGGCAATATATGTAATACTAAACAAGCCAATTACAGCTAACTATTATAGCAAGCCTGGATTAATAACATGCATAACATGGCAAAATGACCTCTACACGGTTACTGTGAAATTTTTTACACTGTCAGTTTATATAAGTTAAGCTCGAATTCAATTTTGTATGTCTGTCTTCTTAGTCTTGTTGCATTTTAATCTGTCTACAGATATGTGGCAGTTGGTAATGAGCCTTTTTTGACAGCCTACAACAACTCCTTTGTGAACTTAACATTCCCAGCTCTACAGAACATCCAAAATGCACTAAATGAAGCAGGAGTAGGGGACTCCATAAAAGCAACTGTACCACTAAATGCTGATGTCTATTTCTCACCAGAGTCTAATCCTGTACCTTCTGCTGGTAGATTCCGGACCGACATAGCTGAACTAATGACACAGATTGTTCAATTCATGAACAAGAATCAAGCACCCTTTACTGTAAACATTTACCCCTTTCTAAGTCTTTATTCCAATGAACATTTCCCAATTGACTTTGCTTTCTTTGATGGTGCTAGCAACCCTGTAGTCGATAACGGGGTCGAGTACACCAATGTCTTTGATGCCAACTTTGATACCCTGTATTCAGCATTAAAAGCAGTTGGTTATGGCAACATGAACATTCTAGTTGGAGAAGTTGGTTGGCCTACAGATGGTGACAAGAATGCTAATTTAAACTACGCGTATCGATTCTATAAAGGACTGTTTTCCAGGCTTGCAGCTAACAAAGGAACACCCCTTAGACCTGGATACATTGAAGTTTACTTGTTTGGACTAATTGATGAGGATGCTAAAAGTATTGCTCCTGGTAATTTTGAGCGACACTGGGGAATTTTTCGATACGATGGGCAGCCAAAGTTTCCTATGGACATTTCAGGTCAGGGACAAGATAAGCATCTTGTTGCTGCAAAAAATGTGCAATATCTTCCTAAAAGATGGTGCATGCTTAATCCAAATGCTAATAATTTGAGCATACTTGCTAATAACATTGACTATGCTTGCACATTCTCAGATTGTACAGCATTAGGATATGGTTCTTCTTGCAATAATTTAGATGCTAATGGGAATGCATCATATGCATTTAATATGTATTACCAGGTTCAGAATCAATTAGATTTGAGTTGTGATTTTCAAGGATTGGCAATGGTGACTGACAAGAATATATCTCAAGGGACTTGTAACTTTATTATTCAGACAGGTATTTACTCTGTCTCTTCTAAGGTTTTGCCTGGAATTGTTGTATTGCTAAGTGGCTTCACATTTCTTTTACTGTAGATATATTTCTGTGTAGATAAATTTACATTTTGATTAATTTATTTGCATTATAGATTGTATTCAAGAATATTATTGGGTATCTCACCCTTCAATAAAAGTTTACAGGATTTGTGCTTTTTCGTTCCAATTCTCAGCTTCTTTTGTGATTGAAATGCTCAAAATTGCCTTTTGCTATACTATAGGGACCAAAAAGCCCCCCAAGGTTACCTAAGGTCCAAAAATACATTTCTCCACTAATGCCCGTCCAATTTTAAAAAACTCTTGGCAATTTTTTCATGCCACTTTTGACCCAATAATATAATGTAGCCACATACAATAAAGGGTGGTCAATTGAATATTTTTGGAGCTCGTTTGAATTGACTTAAAAAAAGTGATTTTCATTAGAAATAGCTTTTAAGCCAAAAAACAGTAAGTTAGGGTTGTCAGCTTATTGGTTTTTGCTTGTTTTAAGCAGTTTTAAACTTATTTTAAGCACTTTTTAATTTTGCCAAACACTGAAAAAAAAAGCTAAAAAGAGCTTAAAAACTGATTTGACCAGCTTAAAAGCCAATTCAAACACCCTCTTCATCGAAAAATTATACCATGTATATAAAATATTATACTAGCATATAAATCAAAAATTACTTATTATACATGTATATTAAATCTTGAACACTCTTAGTGAAATTCCTGGTTTCGCTACCGGATGTACTTTGTATTATACTTAAACATTTGCGTTTGAGAATGTTTACTTTATTTTAAACAAAGATGTTAAGTATTTCACAATGTTGTTAAAGTTACATGTCAAAACATTTGtattataaataaatatgttATACTTATAGAGATATAGAAAGCAAAAGCTGGTAGAATTCCAGTCTAtttctcttgtaatagaaaaGCTCAATGTTAGTAAGTGAAAAAGTTAACAAAATATTAGGCACTCAAGAAGGCCAAGACTTCCATATGACAAACGCTACCTTAATAGtctattttaaaaataagaaCAAACTGAATAATGAACTATTATAACCAAGCAGAATACAAAATTTCTATTCCTTAAtaatctattttaaaaataagaaCAAACTAAATAATTAACTATTATAACCAGGCAGAATATAAAATTATTAACAAAAGACTAATCTGTAAACATTACTATGCCATTTCAAACAAAAACATTGAGTTACATTTATTAATTGTTAATTAAGTTATTCTCATTTAGTAAAAACTTCTTTCGGCTTAATTTACAATATTAATAATAAACATATTATGTTTTTTGATATATATAACAAGAAAAGAGTAATTTGATTAAGAAATGATAGTCAATTTAGAATTCACGATATGATTATTCAAACTGTAATAACTTGACCATTTGAATCTTCAAGATTATTTTGAATGTCAAGTAAACATTTCAAAGTGGAACTGCTCAAACAACTACCATTAATTCTAGCACTTAATGACAAAAGTCTATAAAAAGAAAAGATAGAATTGATACTCCTTTAAAaatatttgtttctttattttcaggtccACTTCTAATGACACATATTTTTTCTTATGTTATAAAAAGTTATGTCatcttatttaatattattaactAATGAATTATCAACAAAGAAAAATGCAAACTTTTTTGTTATTCACAAGTTGATCAAATTTAAATATATTATGAACTTTTTCCCTCCTTAAATTTAACGCTAAGAAATTACCAAAATGTATTCCCTATAAGTTCATATGCTACAAATAAGCCTACTTATTATTATGCTAAAAATATGttattataaattttaaattagaATGTGAGGAATAGACAACACACAAACACAAAGAAAACCCAAATTGATGAAATATTGGTTATATTTTTACTCTTTTTTCTTTGATGTTTAATTCGAACAAATTAAGTTTAAAATTAGATGGCTAACTCGGAAATGCAATAATTTTTATCGAATAAAGATGCATAAGAAGttcttatttttaaatattatctaaATGAATATGAATGGTTTTACAAAACAATTAGAGTAatacaactaagaaaatatttttgtaattaCGTGTTGGGCCCATGAGTCATCCCTCATCTAGTAGTGATGATAAAGAAGAAGACGCCATTGTTGGTGTTTGTTGTTGAGAGATAAAGTGGGTAAGGAGGGaaaatttattcccaattccaacATTGGTAAAACTGTACAAGAGAAAATTTATTGGCTTTCCTTTAACCACCCCCACAAGACTTGTAAATGCTACAAGGACAGTGTTGTAGCAAACACAAAAAGATGATTTTTTTTTCATGGAAATGTTTAATTTTCTGCTCCAAACACACACTAAAGCTGAAAATTTGACAAACCTTCAGCAATATTCACATGaccatcatcataattatctctAGTAATTTCACCATAGCAAATTTTGAGCAAATATTCTTCAAGATTTTTGGCTAAATCAACACCCCAATTGGATTCTAAATCCCTAAGTGGCTGTACAACACtgaaatttcacattttcttcatcTGCCGCGCCGCCGCGGCTCGCTTCTTCTTGACTGCTTTTCATCTTGTGGGACTACAAATCCCACCTTCCATTACTGAAAAAGAATCCTAAATTCTACAATTTGTGAATTGTTCAAATGAATTTACAAATCCCCAATTTTTGGGGAAAGGGTACATTAAAGTGACGTCGTTTAACTTCTGGCTCTGAGGGGAACGgagattttttaaatttttggagTAATGTTTTTCCACCTTTTTCCCGCTCcgaggtgtatatatatatatgctggtAACCGATAGCCCATACTGCGCGCGAGCTCAATAAACATATGCTAAATATTAGACTACAATTTTTGGGATCTTCGTACAGATAGACGGTTATTGGTTTTTTCTAGCATATATACACAAAACGTACACTAATGATACATGATTgttcatataatatatataaattgtacatatatattatatatttgacCGGTATTTTTAGCTTAAGCGGTTGGATGTACGGCTATTTAGCTTAAAAATCCTAAAGTTAATCTTAAATCACCTAAAATAATTGAAAAGGAAAAACAATATAATGTTGTTGGTCACAACTATTACCtgaaattcaaattttaaaagGAGTCTGCTTTTATGATCATGTTGTGCTAATTAACATGAGCAAATTTTTCGCCTAACTTAAGTTGAATGATACAAAGATCCCTTTTTATAACATAAGAAATTACATATCGTCGCTTCTATGTTCTCTCTGTGATTTTTTTGCTTCTAAAGTTCTTCTCTTATTTTCTTCGTCTCTTTCTCTGTTTTTATAGATGTTTTGTTTCTATTAAAGGTGCTCATGCAACTATTTTCACTGTCAATTTTTTGTATATCTTTCTAAGGTAATTAATTTTCTTTAATATGTCTTGAATATAAAAAATATGGCTATAGTTTAATAAAAAACTTAGGTTTAATATGTCTATCAGTCTCTAATCGCTCCTCTTGCCCTTAACTTCGGGCCTCTGGTCTGTAAGTGTGTTTATCTCTTTAAACTTCTACAAATTTCAATTTGTTTCCTTTGTGAATTTTGTACCACTTTTGTATTAATATCTTAAATGCATCGGTTCTTGATGTTGTATCAACCTTTTTTACAAGAAAAATTAGGTTTCGATTGAGTTTCTCTGTTGCCCAAAGTCTCCATAGCATCGCAACGCCCATCACTAGAAAAAAAGCTTAACACAAATTAAACCTGGTGTCTTTGTCTTCTGCAGTTCTAATTTGGCCATTAGTGTAGAGAATATCgtacattttaatttttaatttaagagGAGCGAAATTATCGGTTGACGAAAATGAAGTTGGTGGGGATATCTAAGGCTCTAAGTGGCTCGACAACGTCGTCAATTAGATGGTAAAGTAAGTTACCGCTGAACTTCAAGAAGATTAAGAGAAATAAAGAGAGGTTCTCAGTGGTGAGAGTTAATCTATGATGGAGCAAACTGATGATTACCCCAGGATTCTTGCTTTCTCtgtttttttattttgtatttttattaaaGAATTTGAGGTTTTAATGGAATTTTAATATAATTAATACAATTTATTTACAAACAATTCAGGTAAGTGAAAAGTATAATAATCGTATATAATTAATTGTTGAGTCATTCCTCTGtcataataataattaacacaattaGGATCCTTTATTTTCTAATTTCCATAGTAAGCATATTAAAGTGTATAGTTGTTTCTTCATTTATCCATTTGTAATAGTAATGGATAgtacttgtttttttttttttttacttcaagTTGACTATGTTTTATTCTAACAAAAAGTCTTTACCCAAAACAAAAGTTACactatatataaatttttagAGATAGGCATGCTAAAGTTAGATCAatataatgaaaataaaaaatttgaatttaatttatAGAATGAACTTATCTTGTTTACCCAAAACGGACCTGctattaatttttgtataagaTTTTACAAATGAGTATGCTACAGCTAGATGAAATTTAATTTGCAATGAAGGATACagaaataaaacaataaaagaagaaaataatactGCAGAGAAAAGTAGGGAGGGAGAATTCTAATTGATTTGGGAtaaattacaatggaatagaaccccCATATTTACAGGGAAAAAGTGACTTAGCTACCAAGTAACAAATCATATAatttctctaaaatatagacattcaccttaaatacaattctatttataacaattccccttgaatgtctattcaacagataatgtgcctcgttaaaccttaattaaaataaaatccaATGAAAAAAAATTTtagtaaaggaaaaagagtacacatatctaacaatacgcattttggttgcctcattaaaaaccttgcagggaaaacccagtgggacaaaaccttgtaaggaaaaaagagtacaacgcgtattaactccccctgatgagagcatcaattcacatccttgaaccttcgcattccaatcttgtgcacTAGCTTCTTGAAGGTTAACGTCGGCAGAGATTTGATGAATAAATCAACCATATTAACTCCAATGAATATGTTGCACCTTGAAAATCCTCGTTAtcacattatcatgcttatagttatagcaagatacataTGTGCACAAATTGCCCTTAGGATTGTATATGCTTTAAGCGATTTGAATCCTTCAGGGATTGTCATATAAGTTAAGTCATATAAGTCATTTAAATAgactttagatgcatatcaagttttcatgtcatgctAAACATCTAAGATAGATAAAAGTGATTGCACACACCATTGACTTTATACTATCAAGTATTTGAACTGCAGGTCCAAAACTATATGTCTTTCATATGAAACAAATTCTATTTGAATTCTGTCTCTTTCATTTGGCCAATATTTTTGTGTCTGTATTTAACATACTTAATATCTCCATCTATACTTAGCGCTATCATTGATGTTGTCGACGAATATTTTAtatcgattccaatattttttcataaagacataacataaAGATCTTTTCATTCATATTTTCAGGTACTTGAACCTCTCCTTGAGATTTTATGAATTGTTATATCATATGATCTTTTAGATTACTTGCCTCATTATTAtgatcatttgctcatcttctttatcaagaattttatttgaaaccgaTTTGTCTATACGCTTTAAGCGTATCATAGATtttgtccttctaggacttaTTTTAATGGGAGTATTTGTAGTGAGAgtatagttactttctttgggtcagcaaatgcgtctCCCATGCTTTGCAATATAGtgcagatgaattatctttttatgaatttcaaattcatattatcttattcgaggatctagatgtacaaatgataattcattccgTAACTTTTTCTCGATTGTTTATCCTGTCtcccctcatgttagaaaaactaacttgttttatcatttttgagtgTTATggtattaatcaaaatatacaccgcacatcaataataataagatgaaattatttggttcatgaccccTGAACCATTTGTGAGGGGAGAATATAATATACTTTCGTATATAACGTATATCAAATTAatatagataactttgttctcataagcaatagtttaactATTAATCGGAGGCATTCAgtaaattattttgctaaattaattATGATataaaccaacttatcaagatgaactgtcttgaatagaaaatctaaaaattatgctctaaattaaTCTATTGAGCAAGTTAACTCACAAATATCAGGTTGCGGGTTAATAATAAgagcacatgtaaccatctcatatatgcatcttatgtggtatacatggcaggtgaatgagcccatattcacctttgatattttCAGCATTCATGGGATccaatcccaattttagttggtctattaattaataataacaaacaacataagagaattcgtaaagaactttctagttctttaatatttacccatgtgagttcttttttttttttgcacatCATACTGAAATTGATATGGCTAAACTAGTTATGCCAACtagataaattatcaatattgataaacttcaggtttacaccatgacgcgtacaattatcaataaactccaagtttattatgatatgagattttatatcaataaacttttactttattgtggcattcttttatttgtgtagtacaaactgGAGAATAACACGGGTAACTTTTTACATACATATTACCCCGCTACAAGTAGtagtaatagaagatattaaatcttttctttatttatagtctcaacaTAACCAACCACTTtcgcgaatactttagaaactaaataagtttttttgagacttactacaatacaatacattattggtaatcaatttatttctccaaaatagtataattggctcttccaaagctctcaattaattttttactactacatattcatcaacatccaTATGATAAATATATCATTCAACGAGAAAattataccattatggtcatggtcaaaattattATAGGCAAGCTATGTTGCTTCCATTACTTTTGCCCTGTAATAATTACATTGCCATAATATTTTGGCATATTTACAATAGGTACGTGATCAATGATCATCcatgccataataataaaattattttcttatttcgtCTCAAACCTCCTTCCAGAGGTGAGTGCAGTATATTCACTACCACTAGCGcgttcatattcttccaagaatgaatatgtattcatgaATCACATGTTatcacattcacatcatgaatggaccataatcattTATATGTGCTTTACAAATATCATGTCAAATCCATGACAAACATTACTTTCACTGAGTGAAGaattattttgagaatccttattgttctcattaccacaatgatgacgattataatttcgtaTATTACCACGTCCGCATCCATTGATACCTTCACAgtaataattttgtcttctttcagacttatcaCATATTGTTATCACATTTTCTTAAGGGAATAAGAATGAAGCAAAGTCAATGGGACGTGTTTTCACTTCTTGTGCTCATAATCATACATAAATTTGATCATGGCAAGAAATAGAAATTTTACCACTTCGggtggttataatttcttacaaactctattagagttataatcaaaatttattgtctttgcttgtatttaaaatcaaattatagaatttcaagaatttgaaagagaaaaataaggtaaaatacttaccttCAATCCATAATTTAATCGTGAAGGAAGTTCATGGAACAGTTGAAAATCATTATGCTCAATCCCAAAGCGtctactcaattggttagagtctcgtgctgataacgtgttataaaacaataaaagaagaagaagaatattgtagagaaaagtagggagagagaattcttattgatttgggatgaattacaatggaatagaattcatatatttataggaaaaaaataACTTAGCCACAAAATAACAAATCCtagaatctctctaaaatatagacaatCACATTAAGTTCCTTATTTCTCTACTTTAATTAATGAAGTGAAATTTCAGCCAACTTTCATCATTCGGGAACCGCTTAAGTTTCTAACTCGGATTCCGAGTgggattttattttaaacaaagAAACTGCATAAAGTAGAAGAAGACATCTCCCTACCTATATGAGAAGTAGACAAGCCTAATTATTATGCATGAATAGGCTGTTTCAATCCAGTACAATTATCCTATCCTATACTAAATGAGGGGAGGATTCCTCCCATTTACAAGTGTTATGTTATGTAGCTAGTGTGATGCCTGAAATGCATTTAAAAGAGAAAAGGACTATACTTCATCTAATGGATTTTATTAGAAAATATAATCCTCTTATTACAGATGCAGATACAAGAAGAGAATTTAGACCTACTATCACGATTCAAAATCACGTCACCCGGTATACTACCCGACACAAAGGAACCAACCCATTTAAAAATACACATCTATATATCTAATAAATTCATGTGGAAgcctttttcaaatataattatctTTAAATGATTAAAATCATTAATTAAACACAATCTTTAAAACCTTTTTCAATAATTAAAAGTCATAAAGATAATAATATTTCTTTCGTGCCATATGAATAACCGTCAACTATAATCCCAAAAGAATAACAATGTCTATAGAATCTCCATGACAcgagaataaaaaaaatacttttgataattttttatttaaaagaaagcATGAaataacatgatagctaccaccgAATATAAGTGGCGTCTCATCATATACCTCGGGTAGAGAGTCATCCTAGTCTTGTATGCTCATCATGTACCACACCTCATTATGAAATGCGTAAAGTAAACAGGGCCCTGGAGAGGGCCCGCGAGGGTTGAGTACATCGTTCGTTATAGTACCCAATAAGTGTCGTAGAATGTCACAACTCGAGTTCCTAAGACAATGCTTTACAAAAAATAATACATCCAACACTTGATATAAAGTgataaatatttatatcaatcatgttctttatcattttaaataaaatgaTGATGGA is drawn from Nicotiana tomentosiformis chromosome 12, ASM39032v3, whole genome shotgun sequence and contains these coding sequences:
- the LOC104100282 gene encoding glucan endo-1,3-beta-glucosidase 8-like; translation: MLKLGVLVVVLYFLVYLGDNKKSVEGLGVNWGTMASHPLEPKIVVQMLKDNGIKKVKLFDADKTTMNALAGTDIEVMVAIPNDQLLTMTDYDRAKDWVRRNVTRYNIKAGVNIKYVAVGNEPFLTAYNNSFVNLTFPALQNIQNALNEAGVGDSIKATVPLNADVYFSPESNPVPSAGRFRTDIAELMTQIVQFMNKNQAPFTVNIYPFLSLYSNEHFPIDFAFFDGASNPVVDNGVEYTNVFDANFDTLYSALKAVGYGNMNILVGEVGWPTDGDKNANLNYAYRFYKGLFSRLAANKGTPLRPGYIEVYLFGLIDEDAKSIAPGNFERHWGIFRYDGQPKFPMDISGQGQDKHLVAAKNVQYLPKRWCMLNPNANNLSILANNIDYACTFSDCTALGYGSSCNNLDANGNASYAFNMYYQVQNQLDLSCDFQGLAMVTDKNISQGTCNFIIQTGIYSVSSKVLPGIVVLLSGFTFLLL